One Cinclus cinclus chromosome 24, bCinCin1.1, whole genome shotgun sequence genomic window carries:
- the LOC134053415 gene encoding vasoactive intestinal polypeptide receptor 1-like — protein sequence MKEELGCPQPLRDRTGTPLGVPGGPWQPPWPRSLLFLLLLPSLQVQGTHPDCSIVLQFQKREAECLERIQSESQTPALPGQEGCPTEWDGMSCWPTLPFGQSRAVACPDILNVFKESKGLIQRNCTEWGWSLPSPPYHSSCQLETLSSNNDTEAKRGHFITMKVLYTCGYSTSLAALLLAIGIFSCFRKLHCTRNSIHIHFFTSFILRGTAVFIKDSVLFSDESIDHCTMSTVTCKAAIAFFQYSVLANFYWLLVEGLYLQTLLLLTFTCDRSYTWGYILIGWGVPMVTVGVWVLTRLHYDDHGCWDDYSSLYWWVIKAPILLAIFVNFLIFLNVTRMLAQKIRCPDLSKTHKQQYMRLTKSTLLLIPLFGVHYVLFALFPEHVGVDARLYFELVLGSYQGFLVALLYCFLNGEVQAEIRRSWGKWQRSMESNVFNLATQDFTA from the exons ATgaaggaggagctgggctgtccccagcccctcaggGACAGAACCGGGACACCactgggggtccctgggggacCCTGGCAGCCGCCCTGGCCCCGCTcgctgctgttcctgctgcttctcccctcGCTTCAG GTGCAAGGAACTCATCCTGACTGCTCCATCGTCCTCCAGTTCcagaagagagaagcagaatGTCTGGAGAGGATCCAGAGTGAGAGCCAGACACCGGCACTCCCTGGGCAGGAAG GCTGCCCGACCGAGTGGGACGGGATGAGTTGCTGGCCCACCCTGCCCTTTGGCCAGTCCCGAGCTGTCGCCTGCCCCGACATCCTGAACGTTTTCAAGGAGTCCAAAG GGCTGATCCAGAGGAACTGCACtgagtggggctggagcctccccagccccccctaccacagctcctgccagctggaGACCCTCAGCAGCAACAATGACACCGAGGCCAAG AGAGGCCATTTTATCACCATGAAGGTGCTCTACACCTGTGGCTACTCCACATcactggcagctctgctcctggccaTCGGCATCTTCTCCTGCTTCAG gaAGCTTCACTGCACCAGGAATTCCATCCACATCCACTTCTTCACCTCCTTCATCCTGCGGGGCACTGCTGTGTTCATTAAGGACAGCGTCCTCTTCTCAGATGAGTCCATCGACCACTGCACGATGTCCACG GTGACCTGCAAAGCAGCCATTGCCTTCTTCCAGTACTCAGTGCTGGCCAACTTCTACTGGCTGCTGGTGGAGGGCCTCTACctgcagacactgctgctgctcaccttCACCTGCGACAGGAGCTACACCTGGGGCTACATCCTCATCGGCTGGG GTGTCCCCATGGTCACAGTCGGGGTGTGGGTGCTCACCAGGCTGCACTATGATGACCACGG GTGCTGGGATGACTACTCCAGCCTGTACTGGTGGGTGATTAAGGCTCCCATTCTCCTGGCCATATTT GTGAacttcctcatcttcctcaaCGTCACCAGGATGTTGGCACAGAAGATCCGGTGTCCAGACCTCAGCAAAACCCACAAGCAGCAGTACAT GAGGTTGACCAAGTCCACGCTGCTCCTCATCCCCCTCTTCGGGGTGCACTACGTGCTGTTCGCGCTCTTCCCTGAGCATGTGGGTGTGGACGCCCGGCTCTACTTTGAGCTGGTTCTCGGCTCCTACCAG GGCTTCCTGGTGGCTCTGCTCTACTGTTTCCTCAACGGGGAG GTCCAGGCTGAGatcaggaggagctggggcaaGTGGCAAAGGTCCATGGAGAGCAACGTCTTCAACCTGGCTACCCAGGACTTCACAGCATGA